In Oncorhynchus kisutch isolate 150728-3 linkage group LG7, Okis_V2, whole genome shotgun sequence, one DNA window encodes the following:
- the LOC109894171 gene encoding claudin domain-containing protein 1-like: MVDNRYATALVIGSVLSLLATVYLSVAVGTQHWYQYRSPPGNHEASNASELREDFINGEFDEKAYSDTLFRLNGTLGLWWRCVQAPGQSHWFKEPDPKMVTQCVSFTLPQQFLPKYKEPGNHNTGEDLLRTYLWRCQFLLPLVSLAFVILSGLIGVCACLCRSITPTLGVGVLHLLAGLCSLGTVCCFLAGMDLLHRVSVLPDGVDGSLGWSLYLALISSPLEMMAAALFLWAARSHRQNYTRMTAYRVA; the protein is encoded by the exons ATGGTGGATAACCGATACGCTACGGCCCTGGTCATTGGCTCTGTTCTGAGTCTGCTGGCCACAGTCTATCTCTCCGTTGCCGTGGGAACACAGCACTGGTACCAGTACCGAAGTCCGCCCGGTAACCATGAGGCCAGCAACGCTTCGGAGCTGCGCGAGGACTTCATCAACGGGGAGTTTGATGAAAAGGCTTACAGCGACACTCTGTTCCGCCTCAACGGCACACTGGGCCTGTGGTGGAGGTGTGTGCAGGCACCCGGTCAGTCGCACTGGTTCAAAGAGCCTG ATCCTAAGATGGTGACACAGTGTGTGAGCTTTACTCTGCCTCAGCAGTTTTTACCCAAGTACAAAGAACCGGGGAATCACAACACTGGGGAGGACCTGCTTCGGACAT ACCTGTGGAGGTGCCAGTTCCTGCTGCCTCTGGTGTCCCTAGCCTTTGTTATCCTCAGCGGACTCATCGGCGTTTGTGCCTGCCTCTGCCGCAGCATCACCCCCACCCTGGGCGTTGGAGTGCTCCACCTGCTGGCAG GTCTGTGTTCCCTGGGCACCGTGTGCTGCTTCCTGGCTGGCATGGACCTCCTCCACAGGGTCTCGGTGCTTCCCGACGGTGTGGACGGCTCCCTGGGCTGGTCCCTGTACCTGGCCCTCATCTCCTCGCCACTGGAGATGATGGCGGCCGCCCTCTTCCTGTGGGCCGCCCGGAGCCACCGCCAGAACTACACCCGCATGACGGCCTACCGGGTGGCCTAA